A genomic stretch from Thermomonospora umbrina includes:
- a CDS encoding Lrp/AsnC family transcriptional regulator, with amino-acid sequence MEEIDRQIMGLLAGDGRMSFTDLAKETGLSVSAVHQRVRRLQKRGVIKGFTARLDAEQIGLPMTAFVSIKPIDPAAPDDAPDRLAHLPQIEACHSVAGEESYILKVRVATPNELEDLLQQIRAAANVSTRTTVVLSTPYEDRPPPL; translated from the coding sequence GTGGAGGAGATCGATCGCCAGATCATGGGCCTGCTGGCCGGGGACGGCCGCATGAGCTTCACCGATCTGGCCAAGGAGACCGGGCTGAGCGTGTCGGCCGTGCATCAACGGGTGCGGCGGCTGCAGAAGCGCGGGGTGATCAAGGGCTTCACGGCCCGGCTCGACGCCGAGCAGATCGGTCTGCCGATGACGGCGTTCGTGTCGATCAAACCGATCGATCCGGCCGCGCCCGACGACGCGCCCGACCGGCTGGCCCATCTGCCGCAGATCGAGGCGTGCCACTCGGTGGCGGGTGAGGAGAGCTACATCCTCAAGGTCCGCGTGGCGACCCCCAACGAGCTGGAGGACCTGCTCCAGCAGATCAGGGCCGCCGCCAACGTCTCCACGCGCACCACCGTCGTGCTCAGCACCCCCTACGAGGACCGTCCGCCCCCGCTCTGA
- the fabD gene encoding ACP S-malonyltransferase, whose translation MHTIGFMFPGQGSQRVGMGRDLAELHPDLVDAYYRPAEEILGLPLSRLCWEGPAEDLQDTSVTQPAVFLTSLVTLEALDRRGLRPGLVAGHSLGEFAAMVSAGLLDWRDALRLVALRGRLMATVNERVPGAMAAVMGLDPHRVEELCAATAAESGRVVEVANDNGPDQVVVSGETGAVERLAEASRAAGARRVVHLKVGAPFHCSLMRTIEEDFARALGDVPFHEPTGVMISSVTAEPVRSADEAAGLLRRQLTGRVRWTETVTRMAREGADRFVEVGPGKVLDGLCRRILPEAPVFTTQDVARCDAASDALGASADVV comes from the coding sequence ATGCACACGATCGGCTTCATGTTCCCCGGCCAGGGTTCCCAGCGGGTGGGCATGGGCCGCGACCTGGCCGAGCTCCATCCCGACCTGGTCGACGCCTACTACCGCCCCGCCGAGGAGATCCTCGGCCTGCCCCTGTCCCGCCTGTGCTGGGAGGGTCCCGCGGAGGACCTGCAGGACACCTCCGTCACCCAGCCCGCCGTGTTCCTCACCAGCCTGGTCACGCTCGAGGCGCTGGACCGCCGCGGGCTGCGGCCCGGGCTGGTCGCCGGGCACAGTCTCGGGGAGTTCGCCGCGATGGTGAGCGCCGGGCTGCTGGACTGGCGGGACGCGCTGCGGCTGGTCGCGCTGCGCGGCCGGCTGATGGCGACGGTCAACGAGCGGGTCCCCGGCGCGATGGCCGCCGTCATGGGCCTGGACCCGCACCGGGTCGAGGAGCTGTGCGCCGCCACGGCCGCGGAGTCCGGCCGGGTCGTCGAGGTCGCCAACGACAACGGGCCCGACCAGGTCGTGGTCTCCGGGGAGACGGGGGCCGTCGAGCGGCTGGCCGAGGCGTCGCGCGCCGCCGGGGCGCGGCGGGTGGTGCACCTCAAGGTCGGCGCGCCGTTCCACTGCAGTCTGATGAGGACCATCGAGGAGGACTTCGCCCGCGCCCTCGGCGACGTCCCGTTCCACGAGCCCACCGGGGTCATGATCTCCTCGGTCACCGCGGAGCCCGTGCGCAGCGCCGACGAGGCCGCCGGGCTGCTGCGCCGCCAGCTCACCGGCCGGGTGCGCTGGACCGAGACGGTGACCCGGATGGCGCGCGAGGGCGCGGACCGATTCGTGGAGGTCGGCCCCGGCAAGGTGCTGGACGGCCTGTGCCGCCGGATCCTCCCCGAGGCGCCGGTCTTCACCACGCAGGACGTCGCACGGTGCGATGCCGCGTCGGACGCGCTGGGCGCGTCGGCGGACGTGGTCTGA
- a CDS encoding TIGR03619 family F420-dependent LLM class oxidoreductase, translating to MKVGFAVPVTGRWATPDNQARIARRAEELGYHSIWTLQRLLNPADSADLTYRNVPDPLVTLAYLAGLTDRVRLGVAVVNMPFFSPPLLAKQAATLDHVSGGRLDLGLGLGWMPAEFAATGAPSDRRGARAEEFIAALRALWTTDVSSYEGEFHSIPPVVMEPKPLQSPEPPLLLGGKTPPALRRAGRLAAGWISASGADLTTMDEQIAVVREAAERAGRDPDALRIVCRGAVRVRPPGRPDRRPLTGSFAEILDDCARLAADGVTELFVDLNFDPEITGPNVSPDASMERAEEALEALRPADGR from the coding sequence ATGAAGGTCGGTTTCGCGGTGCCGGTGACGGGTCGCTGGGCCACCCCCGACAACCAGGCGCGGATCGCCCGCCGCGCCGAGGAGCTCGGCTACCACTCGATCTGGACGCTGCAACGGCTGCTGAACCCCGCCGACTCCGCCGACCTGACGTATCGGAACGTTCCCGATCCGCTGGTCACGCTGGCCTACCTGGCCGGGCTCACCGACCGCGTCCGGCTCGGCGTGGCCGTCGTCAACATGCCGTTCTTCTCTCCCCCGCTGCTGGCCAAGCAGGCCGCGACCCTCGACCACGTCTCCGGCGGACGGCTGGACCTGGGGCTCGGGCTGGGTTGGATGCCCGCCGAGTTCGCCGCCACCGGCGCCCCCTCCGACCGGCGCGGGGCGCGGGCGGAGGAGTTCATCGCCGCGCTGCGGGCGCTGTGGACCACGGACGTCAGCTCCTACGAGGGCGAGTTCCACTCCATCCCCCCGGTGGTGATGGAGCCCAAACCGCTGCAGTCGCCCGAGCCGCCCCTCCTGCTGGGCGGCAAGACGCCGCCGGCGCTGCGCCGCGCCGGGCGGCTGGCCGCCGGGTGGATCAGCGCCAGCGGCGCGGACCTGACCACGATGGACGAGCAGATCGCCGTCGTCCGCGAGGCCGCCGAGCGGGCCGGGCGCGACCCCGACGCGCTGCGGATCGTGTGTCGGGGCGCGGTCCGCGTACGGCCCCCGGGGCGGCCCGACCGCAGGCCGCTGACGGGGTCCTTCGCCGAGATCCTCGACGACTGCGCCCGACTGGCCGCCGACGGCGTCACCGAGCTCTTCGTCGACCTCAACTTCGACCCGGAGATCACCGGCCCGAACGTCTCCCCGGACGCCTCCATGGAACGCGCCGAGGAGGCCCTGGAGGCACTGCGACCGGCGGACGGACGGTGA
- a CDS encoding DUF1707 and FHA domain-containing protein, which translates to MDGQVPGVRPSYPVRASDSERDRVLQALGDRVAEGRMSHDTFERRVDQVLAARSRAELDDIVHDLPSRHGVVNRLTGLVASVSSVTARIEAAWRAPRLPRFRLPPADAARPIRIVVGRAPGCHFILADLTVSRFHAELYRDDDGGWLLSDLGSMNGTRVNGWRLTGPARVRPGDEIGFGNADFIVTAT; encoded by the coding sequence CCGGTGCGGGCATCCGACAGCGAACGGGACCGGGTGCTGCAGGCGCTCGGCGACCGCGTCGCCGAGGGACGGATGTCCCACGACACGTTCGAACGCCGGGTCGACCAGGTGCTCGCCGCCCGCAGCCGCGCCGAACTCGACGACATCGTCCACGACCTGCCGTCCCGGCACGGCGTGGTCAACCGGCTGACCGGGCTGGTCGCCTCCGTCTCGTCGGTGACGGCGCGGATCGAGGCCGCGTGGCGGGCCCCGCGCCTCCCCCGGTTCCGGCTGCCGCCCGCCGACGCCGCCCGACCGATCCGGATCGTGGTCGGCCGCGCGCCCGGCTGCCACTTCATCCTGGCCGACCTGACCGTCTCGCGCTTCCACGCCGAGCTGTACCGCGACGACGACGGCGGCTGGCTGCTGTCGGACCTGGGCTCGATGAACGGGACGCGGGTCAACGGATGGCGGCTGACCGGCCCCGCCCGGGTCCGGCCCGGCGACGAGATCGGGTTCGGCAACGCCGACTTCATCGTCACCGCGACCTGA
- a CDS encoding LacI family DNA-binding transcriptional regulator codes for MDHDWEPSVSRRAATIKDVARRAEVGVATVSRVLSGSGSVSAATRERVLRAVAELEYRPSALGRSLKTQRTGSIGLVLPEITDPFCAELAAGVLACARTLGEHVLLDVSHDDPVRETEIIDRLVEQRVDGVIAVPAGEPAGWRAALRTGVPVVFADRAVAGLPEIPAVLADDAAGVRSAVDYLAGLGHRRVGLLGTTTTGQAYRGDPGVREAAFRATLADRGLVPDEDLVVLARPGRDGAFAAVAGLFQSRPDLTAVLAATHLLGETAVLVARELDLRIPGDVSIVMIDDVPWAELCDPPLTAVGRPGRDMGHRACEVLLRDPARRDRGRPVVLPTELLIRGSCGPPAGMPGAAPRSPRTR; via the coding sequence GTGGACCATGACTGGGAGCCGTCGGTGAGCCGTCGCGCGGCGACGATCAAGGACGTGGCCCGGCGCGCCGAGGTCGGGGTCGCCACCGTCTCCCGGGTCCTGTCGGGCTCCGGCTCGGTGAGCGCGGCGACCCGGGAGCGGGTGCTGCGGGCCGTCGCGGAGCTGGAGTACCGGCCCAGCGCCCTCGGGCGCAGCCTCAAGACCCAGCGCACCGGCAGCATCGGCCTGGTGCTCCCCGAGATCACCGACCCGTTCTGCGCCGAACTGGCCGCCGGGGTGCTGGCCTGCGCCCGCACCCTCGGCGAGCACGTGCTGCTGGACGTCTCCCACGACGACCCCGTCCGCGAGACGGAGATCATCGACCGCTTGGTCGAGCAGCGGGTGGACGGCGTCATCGCCGTGCCCGCCGGGGAGCCCGCCGGCTGGAGGGCGGCGCTGCGGACCGGGGTCCCGGTGGTGTTCGCCGACCGGGCGGTGGCGGGCCTGCCCGAGATCCCCGCGGTGCTGGCCGACGACGCGGCCGGGGTGCGCTCGGCGGTCGACTACCTGGCGGGCCTGGGGCACCGACGCGTCGGGCTGCTCGGCACGACGACCACCGGGCAGGCGTACCGGGGCGACCCCGGGGTCCGGGAGGCGGCGTTCCGCGCGACCCTCGCCGACCGGGGCCTCGTCCCGGACGAGGATCTGGTGGTGCTGGCCCGTCCCGGGCGGGACGGGGCGTTCGCCGCCGTCGCCGGACTGTTCCAGAGCCGGCCCGACCTGACCGCCGTGCTGGCCGCCACCCATCTGCTCGGCGAGACGGCGGTGCTGGTGGCGCGGGAGTTGGACCTGCGGATCCCCGGGGACGTGTCGATCGTGATGATCGACGACGTGCCGTGGGCGGAGCTGTGCGACCCGCCGCTGACGGCGGTCGGCCGTCCCGGGCGGGACATGGGCCATCGGGCGTGCGAGGTGCTGCTGCGCGATCCGGCGCGGCGGGATCGGGGCCGTCCGGTGGTGCTCCCGACCGAGCTGCTGATTCGCGGCAGTTGCGGCCCGCCGGCGGGAATGCCCGGTGCGGCCCCGCGATCGCCCAGGACACGCTAA
- a CDS encoding helix-turn-helix domain-containing protein, which yields MSVDENVRLVPTQLAALAAGVSEATIRKWASRGKLTRYGTTGRALYDLTELLDLLAEGESGGRPVDP from the coding sequence GTGAGCGTTGATGAGAATGTCCGACTGGTGCCGACGCAACTGGCGGCACTGGCCGCGGGTGTGTCGGAGGCGACCATTCGGAAATGGGCCAGCCGAGGTAAACTCACACGCTATGGGACGACCGGCAGGGCACTTTACGATCTGACCGAGCTGTTGGACCTGCTCGCCGAGGGCGAGTCGGGCGGCCGGCCGGTCGATCCATAG
- a CDS encoding ABC transporter ATP-binding protein translates to MAQITLQGVDKVYSGGVKAVDGLDLEIRDGEFMVLVGPSGCGKSTALRMIAGLEDISDGTVSIGDRVVNDLAPKDRDIAMVFQNYALYPHMTVEQNLAFGLKLRGTPKSEIKERVANAAAMLGLEPFLQRRPAHLSGGQRQRVAMGRAIVREPQAFLMDEPLSNLDAKLRVSMRASLNQLHERLGITTVYVTHDQIEAMTLGDRVCVLREGRLQQVDTPQRLFDHPVNLFVAGFIGSPAMNFVTAELVRGDGDGAYAAFAGIRLPVPDGLFAGRPGLDRHLGRKVVLGVRPSDFEDAAHAKPDWAPFHVTAGVTEKLGSEINVIFAVDAPPVEHKDTADLAQEAGEGGEDAAIPLNEDKAMWTARVNARSAVAPGRPIELAVDTDRLHFFDPETGLAIGGPADSPAV, encoded by the coding sequence ATGGCGCAGATCACGCTGCAGGGTGTCGACAAGGTCTACTCGGGCGGGGTCAAGGCCGTCGACGGGCTCGATCTGGAGATCCGCGACGGCGAGTTCATGGTGCTGGTGGGCCCGTCGGGCTGTGGGAAGTCGACCGCGCTGCGGATGATCGCCGGGCTGGAGGACATCAGCGACGGCACCGTCTCGATCGGGGACCGGGTGGTCAACGACCTGGCGCCGAAGGACCGCGACATCGCCATGGTCTTCCAGAACTACGCGCTCTACCCGCACATGACCGTCGAGCAGAACCTGGCGTTCGGGCTCAAGCTGCGCGGCACCCCCAAGTCGGAGATCAAGGAGCGGGTGGCCAACGCCGCCGCGATGCTGGGGTTGGAGCCGTTCCTGCAGCGTCGCCCGGCGCACCTGTCCGGCGGCCAGCGGCAGCGGGTCGCGATGGGCCGCGCGATCGTCCGCGAGCCGCAGGCGTTCCTGATGGACGAGCCGCTGTCCAACCTCGACGCCAAGCTGCGCGTCTCCATGCGCGCCTCCCTCAACCAGCTCCACGAGCGGCTCGGGATCACCACCGTCTACGTCACCCACGACCAGATCGAGGCGATGACGCTGGGCGACCGGGTGTGCGTGCTCCGGGAGGGCAGGCTCCAGCAGGTCGACACCCCGCAGCGACTGTTCGACCACCCGGTCAACCTGTTCGTGGCCGGGTTCATCGGCTCGCCCGCGATGAACTTCGTGACCGCCGAGCTGGTGCGCGGCGACGGGGACGGGGCGTACGCCGCGTTCGCCGGGATCCGGCTGCCGGTGCCCGACGGGCTGTTCGCCGGCCGGCCGGGCCTGGACCGCCACCTCGGTCGGAAGGTCGTCCTGGGCGTGCGCCCCTCCGACTTCGAGGACGCCGCGCACGCCAAGCCCGACTGGGCGCCCTTCCACGTCACCGCGGGGGTCACCGAGAAGCTGGGCAGCGAGATCAACGTGATCTTCGCGGTGGACGCCCCGCCGGTCGAGCACAAGGACACCGCCGACCTGGCCCAGGAGGCCGGCGAGGGCGGGGAGGACGCGGCGATCCCGCTCAACGAGGACAAGGCGATGTGGACCGCCCGCGTCAACGCCCGGTCCGCGGTGGCCCCCGGCCGGCCGATCGAGTTGGCCGTCGACACCGATCGGCTGCACTTCTTCGACCCGGAGACCGGCCTGGCCATCGGCGGCCCCGCCGACTCCCCCGCCGTCTGA
- the trhA gene encoding PAQR family membrane homeostasis protein TrhA, translating into MRNPGELAEAVKPRLRGWLHLGAFPVALVAGMVLVALGPTVEARLCAAVYALTSALLFGVSAAYHRGRWSRPVAELLRRCDHANIYLIIAGTYTPFAYLILEGVARAVVLTVVWGGAVAGVLFRVLWVGAPRWLYTALYIGLGWVAALFVPQFVDGTGLVVAALVILGGVLYSAGGLVYGLRRPDPSPRWFGFHEVFHTLTVAAYVLQYIAVSVVVYRAGAM; encoded by the coding sequence ATGCGGAACCCCGGAGAACTGGCCGAGGCGGTCAAGCCCCGGCTGCGCGGCTGGTTGCATCTGGGAGCGTTCCCGGTCGCGCTGGTCGCCGGGATGGTGCTGGTGGCGCTGGGCCCGACGGTGGAGGCCCGGCTGTGCGCGGCGGTGTACGCGCTGACCTCGGCGCTGCTGTTCGGGGTGTCGGCGGCCTACCACCGCGGGCGGTGGTCCCGGCCGGTGGCCGAGCTGCTGCGGCGCTGCGACCACGCCAACATCTATCTGATCATCGCCGGGACGTACACGCCGTTCGCGTACTTGATCCTGGAGGGCGTCGCGCGGGCGGTGGTGCTGACGGTCGTGTGGGGCGGCGCGGTGGCCGGTGTGCTGTTCCGGGTGCTGTGGGTGGGGGCGCCCCGCTGGCTCTACACCGCCCTGTACATCGGGCTGGGCTGGGTGGCGGCGCTGTTCGTGCCGCAGTTCGTGGACGGCACGGGCCTCGTGGTGGCGGCGCTGGTGATCCTGGGCGGCGTCCTCTACAGCGCGGGCGGCCTCGTGTACGGGCTCCGCAGGCCCGACCCGTCGCCGCGCTGGTTCGGGTTCCACGAGGTGTTCCACACGTTGACGGTCGCCGCGTACGTGCTGCAGTACATCGCGGTGTCGGTGGTGGTCTACCGCGCGGGCGCCATGTGA